One genomic window of Homalodisca vitripennis isolate AUS2020 unplaced genomic scaffold, UT_GWSS_2.1 ScUCBcl_1468;HRSCAF=5138, whole genome shotgun sequence includes the following:
- the LOC124371513 gene encoding piggyBac transposable element-derived protein 4-like: MSRDRFLLILRCLNFYESDEETVPDDRLYKVRLLIDYFNQKMKTIYYPSRELSIDEGMVLWRGRLHFRQYIQGKRHKYGIKIYSLCEPDGLCVSFTVYSGKGGELGGKGHASKVVKYLMRGMLGVGHSLYMDNYYISYPLATELLSEKTYCTGTMRSDRKHVPLDLKTARLARGEKAERYANGVLIAKWCDKRQVLYLSTEFENDWAISMNRYNQPRQKPLPIIQYNAHMKGVDRNDQLMSYYAFEHKSIRWYKKIFVHFLQTLLVNSFKLYLQTNPRKRSLYHFRLSIINMLLPAANAITPPLRPRQQTTVRHVLSKMDTPDNTGERMKRKRCRECSKTKKRTMTLFFCAQCPGEPGLCALRCFDKYHE, translated from the coding sequence ATGAGCAGAGACAGATTTCTCCTGATCctaagatgtttaaatttttatgaaagtgacGAAGAGACTGTACCTGATGATCGCCTCTACAAAGTCAGGCTTTTGATTGACTATTTCAATCAAAAGATGAAAACCATCTACTACCCAAGTCGAGAGTTGTCGATTGATGAAGGAATGGTGCTATGGAGAGGACGTCTGCACTTTCGACAATACATTCAAGGAAAGCGCCATAAATATGGTATCAAGATTTACTCGTTATGTGAACCGGATGGACTTTGTGTAAGTTTCACTGTGTATTCTGGGAAGGGAGGTGAACTTGGAGGAAAAGGTCATGCTAGCAAAGTAGTCAAGTATTTGATGAGGGGAATGCTTGGGGTGGGCCATTCATTgtatatggataattattatatcagttaccCCCTTGCAACCGAGTTACTGAGTGAGAAAACCTACTGCACCGGCACAATGCGCTCAGACCGAAAGCATGTTCCGCTAGATCTCAAGACAGCTCGTCTTGCCAGAGGAGAAAAGGCAGAACGGTACGCCAATGGTGTTTTGATAGCAAAATGGTGCGACAAGCGTCAGGTGTTGTACCTATCCACAGAGTTTGAGAATGATTGGGCAATCTCAATGAATAGGTATAACCAACCTCGCCAAAAGCCTCTGCCCATAATACAGTACAACGCCCATATGAAGGGTGTGGACCGAAATGATCAGCTTATGAGCTATTATGCCTTCGAACACAAATCAATTCGCTGGTACAAAAAGATCTTCGTCCATTTCCTTCAGACGTTGTTGGTGAACTCcttcaaactttatttacaaaccaacCCAAGGAAAAGATCGCTGTACCACTTTAGATTGTCCATCATCAACATGCTTTTGCCTGCAGCAAACGCAATCACACCTCCACTCCGGCCTAGACAACAAACAACTGTCAGACACGTATTGTCAAAAATGGACACACCTGACAACACAGGAGAAAGGATGAAGAGAAAACGATGCAGAGAATGCTCAAAGACAAAGAAAAGAACCATGACCCTTTTCTTTTGTGCCCAGTGCCCTGGCGAACCTGGCCTATGTGCACTGAGATGCTTCGACAAGTATCATGAGTAG